The sequence GGACGCCGTTTTTCTCTTCGTCGAAGGACATGATGAAACCGGAGGTTCTTTCCTCCGGCATCTCTTCGCCGAGCTCATGCAGGGTAAAGGTTTCCATTTCCTCGTCCTTCAAATGAACTCTTCATTCCCCCGGGAAAGAAAGATCTTGCCCTCGCTTTCGAGCTTCTTGGCGATCATGGCGATCTTCACCTGGGCCTTTTCGACGTCGGAGAGGCGCACGGGACCCATGGCCTCCAGGTCTTCCTTGAGCATGGCCGCGGCACGTTCGGACATGTTGGAGTATATCTTTTCCTTCATGCTGTCGGAGGCGCCCTTGAGGGCGATGCCGATGTCCTCGGACGAGACCTCCTTGAGCAGTACCTGGATGCTGCGGTCATCGAGATTGGCAAGGTCTTCGAAGGTGAACATGAGCTGCCGGATCTTCTCCGCCAGCTCGGGATTGGTCTCCTCGAGCCTGCCGAGAAGCTCCGATTCCAGGGTCCTGTCCATCTGGTTCAGTATGCTGGCCACCACTTCCACGCCGCCGAGCTGCTTCCCTTCGGCGCCGCCCATGGTGCTTTCCAGCTGGTCCCGGATGACGCTCTCCACCTCGGAGAGGATCTTGAGGTCCACCTTTTCCAGGTTGGCCATGCGCACGACAACGTCCGCCTGCACCCTCTCAGGCAGGCAGCTGATGGCGTCTCCTGCCTTCTTCGTCCCAAGGACCGAGAGAACGAGGGCCATCGTCTGGGGGTGTTCCTCCCGTATCACATTGGCAAGGACCCTGGCGTCACAGCGTTTCAGGAACTCTCCGGGAACACCCTTCTTCGTGTCCAGGTTGCCAAGGAGCATCTCGGCCCTGTCCTCGTCGAAGCTCTTCTTGACGAGAAGCCGGAACTTGCTCTCCCCGCCAACGACATTCTTGCTCTTCTTCGACACCTTCGTCATGAACTCTTCCTGGACCCTGTGGACAACATGGTCGGGGATGAGCTTGAGGTTCGTGATCTCCTTGCCGATGGCCTCGATCTCTTCCTCGTCAAGGCCCTTCATGACGTCCTTCGTCACCTCGTCGTCCATGGTGAGAAGGAGAATGGCGGCT comes from Syntrophorhabdus sp. and encodes:
- the fliG gene encoding flagellar motor switch protein FliG, which encodes MNPEDLSGVRKAAILLLTMDDEVTKDVMKGLDEEEIEAIGKEITNLKLIPDHVVHRVQEEFMTKVSKKSKNVVGGESKFRLLVKKSFDEDRAEMLLGNLDTKKGVPGEFLKRCDARVLANVIREEHPQTMALVLSVLGTKKAGDAISCLPERVQADVVVRMANLEKVDLKILSEVESVIRDQLESTMGGAEGKQLGGVEVVASILNQMDRTLESELLGRLEETNPELAEKIRQLMFTFEDLANLDDRSIQVLLKEVSSEDIGIALKGASDSMKEKIYSNMSERAAAMLKEDLEAMGPVRLSDVEKAQVKIAMIAKKLESEGKIFLSRGNEEFI